CAATATCAGAGCTTCTATTGTGGATCTTGACCAAGGAGGTAGTCGTTGAAATAATTCATGACGATTGTGTCTTTTAAGCTTTTTTCATATTAGGTATGAATATCCTCATAAGTTGCACACCCTCTAGAAAGTGTGATTTCTTCTCCACCACCCTTTATTACAAAAGATGCAATCTTCCTTAGGTAAGTCCATCTCCCATAATCTTCCatgtattattaaaaaaatattcatatgaaaCAAATTCCCTTCAAACTTTCAAAACTATCATGCATATAATCTCCCatctaaatgaattttttttgcaaaaacaaaCAAATGCATATACTGACACTAGCAACACTTCGACACTAAAAGAttgatcattgaaggggattctaagCTGATCATTGAGGCAACTAAAGGTGTTTCTGGGATTAGCTGGATGATTCACAAACATTCTCAAGGACGTATGGTCTATGATTGTTTGGTTAGAGGAATTTTACATtcaacatatttatagagagggCAATTCGGTGGCAGACTTCCTGGCTGCGGCGGGCCTTGAGATGAAAGGTATCAGGTGCTGGAGACACTTGGCATTGCTTTCTGACAGACATAAATCCCTCATAGGGAGAGATCAAAATTACCTTACCAACCAATGACTTGCTATGGTTTATTTTACGGGTGGACATATTGGTCTTTTACCGATGGATTGCAACTGCATCTTTTAATCATTAATATGATAGACCATAACAAGTACAACAATTATTGCTATAACTGGAGTTCGAGatttttccaaaataaaactctttGCAAGTTGGCAGAGGAGATAAGAGGTGTCCCTTCGCATGCTTATCGGAGCTGGCGAGTATGTTCTGTTGATCATTCTTGCTTTTCATGCTGGTTACTCCCTCTGTAAGTCCATTGCGTTGCTTACCAACATCACTCTAGAGGAAACTGATATGGGGGGGATTTAGTTCGGGTTGAGTCGGTCATTATTGATGATTGCATCCGCAATGACCCTTATGTGTGGATGTATGTCAAGGAAGGGGGCGTTGTTTTgttcatggaagccatgactgGGTTCGATGAGTCTTTCCATGTAGTTTGTCAGTAGTTGGAATGACAGGAGAGTTATCATGAAGGACATCTCTTTTGAAATTAATGAGGATGTCATTGCCCAGGCTACGAGTCTACCTACCGAGGGTAGGAAATGGAAGAAGACTAGTAGGGTCACGGACGAAACTAGTATGAATAGATTCGCGGGGGGCTTCAACAGAGATTGTCTTCCTTATCCGTGGGACCAGGTGCGTAAAATTCTCATGAAGTATTTTACCCTTGAGGGTAGATACAAAGTTTTCTACCCATGATattatttcctttcctttctttttacttcatGCTTTGGAATCCTCGAAAAAGCCCAATACCTCCTTCCTTGTGTGTGCTTCTTCCCAAAACCTCCCCTTCAAATACTCCTTAAATGAAccttagagtttgcaatttatttGTACATCTCTTGACACAAAAAGGAGACAACATTGTCTTTACTATTTAAAAACAAAAGTATAGAAACCCAAAATGGCGTTCTGTAATTTGACAGTcataaaatttgataataaaaaCCCAAGAAGCGTAAAATGAAATGGTTGTATATTTACCCTCACTGCAAACACGTACACAACTCCGGaaataagcatatatatatatatacaaaactaATATCTTCCAAAGATTACAAACCCCTATTTTGGGGAACGGATATAATCAGCTAACTACACCGAATTTTGTCCGTTACGGTTACAACGGCTACTGCAACTATTCTTACATCCTCACAAATGGCAGTATACATGATAGAATAAGCCAATACAAAATATACTTTGTCTAGTCGTCGAAATTAAGGCGTGATCTGTATGTAGCGTTAGGAAACCAGTTGTGGGGTATGACATTTCTGGCAGAGAGTGTTCTTTTGGAGGACAGAGACGTGATGCGCAGAGAGAATGGAGCCTTCATTGGTCCTCCCAAAGCACTCCAGTTTGCCCCCCACAAATGCTTCATTTCCATCCATGAATCTGAATCAGCCTGCACTTACAAACACACATAATCTTTTACTCACAATGCACTTTAGTGTTAGGAAGGTCTAGAGTTCGAATCACAGATCTGCAGCTCACCTCTTTCAGATGGACTGCTCCCACATCTCCATCACCATCTTCATACTCAATGAGTATGGAGAACCAGTAGTCTGTTGATCCTTCGTTTATATGGAATGTGATGTTCTTCCCTGGATATTCGCACAATGTCCTGCAACGTCAACATTGGATTACATTTCTGTACTGAAATATGACAAAGCTAACGGAGAATAGAGGGTTTCATTTTTATTTTGAGTACCGTCTGTAGAGAACTGGGAGCTCTCCTGAATTGAGAAGTTCGGGGGTTTTGCCAGCAGTCGCCATGTGGCCAAATGCTGCTCCACTGAGATCGAAATGCGTTCTGCCAAATGCACAGTATCCTCCCGGGCATTCATCAGTTACTATAATAGTAACAGGCTTTTCTGAGCACATACCTTCTTGCATGCATTTCACctgcatcaacaatgaatatgATTTGAAGCAATATATAGCAAGACTCAAGAAATCAGAACAAAAAATTGCATGAAAATTTATGTAAATCTCAAATGGCTTTAAGGTTGTTAGTGAATGTGAATGGCCACAATAAACTCCTGTTAAATGTACCTTCTTGCATGCATTTCACCTGCTTCAACAATAATATAATTTGTAACAGTACAGCAAGACTAAAGAAATCAGAACAAAAAATTTCATGAAAATTTATGTAAATCTCAAATGGCTTTAAGTTTGGTAGTGTTGTGAATGGTCACAATGAACTCCTGATAAATGTACTTTCTTGCATGCATTTCAACTGCTTTAACAATGAATATAATGTGTAACAGTGCAGCAAGACGAAAGAAATCAGAACAAAAAATTTCATTAAAATTTATGTAAATCTCAAATGGCCTTAAGTTTGTTAGTGAATGTGAACGGTCACAATGAACTCCTGTTAAATGTTAAACTCGACGCCATGAAAGATAAGGCTGGGCAAAATGTAATCCGCTCAACATATGAAGTTAGTATTCATTTAAAAAGGTAACTGCAGAAAGCCCCTGAACCCGAACTTAACCCTCATTGTTGCTTCTATGCCAGTTTTCTCATTTCTGAGAACTATTCTAAGAAGTAGTCCCCTAGACTAGTTGATCTGTCAGAAGTTACCAAAAAAATTTGCTGTACCTTGTAACAGGCTCCACAGCCTTCTCCGCCTTTGAACAAAATGGGGCTTACAGCTCCAACCCTCGCTTTAAGGGGTTTCTGATCCACAAGGCCGCCATATCCACAGGCTCCACCTGCATCACATAAAAAATACACATCAAGCACCAATAACAATGTGGCAAAcggaaaaaaaattctaaaatttacACAAATGTGCACAATTACCATCGCTTCCATCTCCGTCCGGACTGCCATACCAGGTAGCAGTCGCAGGGCGCCATTCCAGTTCCTCTGCCTCAAATGAAGCCACCTCCTCCACCAAAAACAACACCACAACCACAAAAAAGGCTCTCATTAAAAACATTTTCCCTAACACCTCTTCAAACCTAGCAATCCTCTTCATTTTAGcacaagaaacaaaaaaaacacTCAAATTTCAGAGCAAGATGCAAAACAATGAGAAAGAAAGGAACAGAGCACTCCAATTTATGGCAGAAGTTATAAGGATTTGAGAGCAATCTGGCAAATCATGAGTAACCGTAACCGTCAACAACTACTTTTGCTTTGCTTCAAATCTTCTACTTTTAGAGGACATGAAGCTGGGCCACACTGTGCCTTTGATTGATGAATAAAGTGGCTGCTGCAGCACGTTCTGGCGCTGAGTTCGGTAGCCTGTAAATAGCAAAAACCATCACTCTTGGGCATAAAATGAATGGTGACGGCACTGTAAACGAcagaggaataatgaaaaataATGTGCTCTCCAATTTCACTTTTATCTCCTGCACTCAAGCCGTTGACAAATAAAAGGCGAAGGAGAAGAAAGGAAAGTACAAACTTGATGGTTAACTTTTTAAAGCTCCATGTAGATCGATCCTGACAAAAAGTAGATATAAATTACTTCTACTTAGTTAGGTAGTTAGTTTAACTGTtgaatttgcaatttgttttaatggAGTGCTCCTCGAAAATGGCGAAGATCATGTGCACCAGCTTCTGTGGGACCTTCTACCAGAAAAACAAAAAAGTACAGAATCTACAAAAACATGCCTTTGACAGACAGATTGACAACATTATGAGAACGGTTAAATTATGAAAGCAACAAAATTCATTGTAGGGAAACGTTTGTTGCACGCATCACAACTTTGACCAGGGGTAAACtgataaaaaaattaaagaaatttgTCTGGTTTTTTATGGTGAATAATTGAGATTGTTTTTGGATTTGTTGTAGGTATATGTTTTTCATTTTACTTATTTGATATATGAGCATAATCTTTAGGCTAAAATCACTTCAACTAAAAGTCAAGGATTGAAGGGTATCTATTAGGCTGAAACCTCATTGGCTAAGAGTCAAGGACTGTGATAGTTGTAAAAGTGACTGTGCAAAAAATCTTCATGCCTTAGTtaaaattttggtcattttgagtTAGTCTTGCTCTCAGGGtccagggtttagggtttatgcgtTTTGTTTAAGTCTTTTATTTAAATCCTAAGACTATTCTATTTCCGCATTACCTTTTTTCATTAAAGTTGAGGGTCTAAGTTCGTTGGCGGGGCCTTGTGTTCTCTAGGTTTAAAGTTATTAAATGTCTGCCCCTTATATTTTCCTATGTCCTCCCTTTAATATTTCCTTATCGTCTAGTGGGTCCCCTTTAATTTTTATGCCAGCGCCTATTaattttttcctaagtctaaagttTTAAATATTTCGGCCGATGGTTAAACCGCGAGCAGATTCTACAGCCCACTCTCCCTCGTGGTCGAAGGTGCATGGTGATTAAGGAccgtgacatcacgagatgatgccacgtgtctaaAGGGGGGAGGTTAAGCTGACAATTAAACCTTTGTAACATTTGATGTTACTGGTTCCCAGCGGTTAAAGTCCGAGTTACTAATGGTTCATCAACTGCACGTGCTTATAATGGACGAAGATGTTTTAATCTAGGCGAAAAGGTGCTTGATGTTTAATTTACAAAGGTTGGCGGGCATCGTGGCAGTGGGTAAAAGTGTGAACAGATCCAACGACCCTCATAACCCTGTGATCAGGAGATGTAAGGAGATTATGGACcgcggcatcacgagatgatgtcaCGTGTCCAAGGCAGACCAAGATGAGCCGACAGTGGGGCCGCTAACAGAGTTGAGTTGGAAGGTGACTTGGCGATGCTTAGTCAGGCTTTCAATGGGTCCACTTGCCACATTGGaaggtcaatgtcagattgaccagTATTGATTGTCTGATGTGCCAACACGAGGGAATATCAACGGTTCAAATTTAAAATTCTTTCAAATACAGTTTGGTGTCATTTCTTCGCGTGCGTGAGCAGAAAATGGTAGACAGAGTCTGGTATGCTAACAGAGGGATGGTAAAAGAGCATTTTCTGCTCTTTTCTAATTACCAAAGGTTTTCAATTGAGGGCAGAGATTTTTGAGAACTAGAAAAGATTGAAACGGGCCTTCGAATCACAGTGTTAGGGTTTTCTGGTGTGTGTGAAACGTTTTGGCATCTTGCAACAGTTATTTCTCTGGGAAATGAACGAGTATGTCATGAGCAACGGCAAGGTGGGCTAGTATCAGATTTTCATTGACGACAACAAAGAGGGATGAAATGCAATTAGAATTTTTCAGCAACAtaggaatatttttgtaacaaaattatGGTGACTAATAATTTtgaatgacaggtgtctcctctagcccgtagcttgtttgctcccttgtttctataaaagggatttcAAGGCCATGAGATAGGGTTCCTTTCTGGTCCCTTTATGGTTCCAAATTTtgtttcctttggggttccttttctggttccagtagtgagtctaggtgaaatgaACATGTTGTAAAGTCATTTACAGATAATGAAaaacatttagtgtcaagctttgtgtatgttcttgaaggagttatatgtaaattattTTGTGACAGAAGATAGCTGATCAAGTCAATAAAATAcaattcaaatccatttctctagtgtataattctatcatattttgaatgagtagaatcaagggttttttcattCGTTGCACTGTTttggtgtatgtattttttgttcatgcttcgatctaaggggtcgattaaatgcttgagtggaattgcagagtggtagggcttatgcagggatttcgataagtagtttgggttgggattgcaaatgagatatattgtaaggcaatattatcttagatcctatgctattagataaaattctatcatattttcattttacatcttgtaaattcaggtacccaatggagtaaggcattgATCACATCTTGTAACTGTCTTTAATGTTAGTTTTGTATTCAAACTCACCGACAACTTGCTACAAATTGTTGATTATCATACTACTTTTCAATTTATTTATGTTATTGCAAgttctacccatctcatgctccaattaagttgaggatcattgaaggatttgccatccttgagcattctccctgttGTTGAGCCTGAATACGAGATCATCTgctttgttttagtgaatctttTAGCATGGTGcaaagatcataaaattcactaagggatcaccgtcctgggttttgcagagcccaaaggatttgcagaatccttgtcagttggtccaagttcttgagtATTTTAAttgttggagttggcttctccctagatatttgaagaatcaacttggtttctgcctcttGCGGTGTAAACCcctttgggaaccaacaaaatggcAACTCTACTAGGGATAATTGTGGAAAATCTCTGGTTAGAAAAGATTGGCTCAATATATAGTTGAGATTGTCCTATCCAAGTCACCaacaaaatggcgactctgttTGGGATATTGCATAAagtttttcatgtctttctatgatTTGATGGGTGAGCTATGCTCCCGCATCATAGGACCCAAATATTTTGCCTTAT
This genomic stretch from Cryptomeria japonica chromosome 8, Sugi_1.0, whole genome shotgun sequence harbors:
- the LOC131052237 gene encoding expansin-B16 — protein: MKRIARFEEVLGKMFLMRAFFVVVVLFLVEEVASFEAEELEWRPATATWYGSPDGDGSDGGACGYGGLVDQKPLKARVGAVSPILFKGGEGCGACYKVKCMQEGMCSEKPVTIIVTDECPGGYCAFGRTHFDLSGAAFGHMATAGKTPELLNSGELPVLYRRTLCEYPGKNITFHINEGSTDYWFSILIEYEDGDGDVGAVHLKEADSDSWMEMKHLWGANWSALGGPMKAPFSLRITSLSSKRTLSARNVIPHNWFPNATYRSRLNFDD